In the genome of Corallococcus soli, one region contains:
- a CDS encoding AAA family ATPase, whose amino-acid sequence MDLKLPLVVSPLGGRLVQAWVPAFWPRLSGVGPSLSTLRDELALAVMERFEKEHVAHVASYQLPPHLALRHVKVDTEARDREKNKRVVLQGRMAVLLEKWPRDDFWVVTPTRLPEARFALGDPDALPQALARRLSAWCLEHDLEGLDEAWGTGHERLELLEVDAYAPTILPRAPRRPPTPPRRRKATAEKKQEEPAPETPEQREARRNRRRLSLVELREVARNLSHGARDGALERCFGREALVREVVDALEGREGAAVVLVGPSGSGKTALVHEAVSRLTARQDAAGTRRDVWRVDGNQFIAGMMYVGQWEARARGVVRELVEVGDLLYVDDLASLVYAGRTRSERTNVAQYLEPHLARGELTVLAESTPERFERVREEAPTFASLFRVVHVPALDARATLPALLGTLRELEAESHAGAVRLSPLALETLLDLQQRFVAHEAFPGKAVRLLRRVVSRHGTEEGGVRRFTQEDVTSAMREQTGLPDFVLGSAPPKTRDTLERELAAQVAGQPEAVSAVVDAILTLQRSLQPPDKPLATYLFVGPTGVGKTETAKALARTLFGGEGRLVRFDMSEFVSASSITRLLGMPGAPDGELTTALRTQPFCVVLFDEVEKAHPRIFDALLQFLGEGRLTDGAGRTVDARQAVVVLTSNLGVREAAARSGFHRTADSAEAHYLSSVRAFFRPEFFNRLDRVVPFRPLTPAALRVVVEHALESLLSRRGIRRGNVLVEVEPALLDLLVEQAYDPRYGARPLKRALERRLTVPLAHHLVLRGAEDLARVELFRRGDDMGLSVELMAREPAWAPEPDPTAWTLADVSRVLEETAARLDALGNPEPGSKVGPEAVELVERLERLRAEAVDIRENELSERDFLETEAAVPKEVSRGYDWNRNPGRGGLRARPAYASVPLPVSREERLRRCRPRVVDLRDETDWLAHQLACRERGPDVRAVLVEGLGDAPVAALEAVVRALPQALGRAAVHEERVEPDGRIAWAAPGSQRPAGGRVRRIAVSLTAIGLAEVLAPLEGYALVETLRGDGARLAPVRVELMEGDPGLMDDVSGPVAARDAVRAVEREARRAGTEKEQGRGRAVVEGSEGVLLHLASRRTPSDALAWAGCVLRRAAREEG is encoded by the coding sequence ATGGACCTCAAGCTGCCCCTGGTGGTGTCCCCCCTTGGCGGACGGTTGGTGCAGGCCTGGGTGCCCGCCTTCTGGCCCCGGCTGAGCGGCGTGGGCCCCAGCCTCTCCACGCTCCGCGACGAGCTGGCGCTCGCCGTCATGGAGCGCTTCGAGAAGGAGCACGTGGCCCACGTGGCCTCCTACCAGCTCCCGCCGCACCTGGCCCTGCGGCACGTCAAGGTGGACACGGAGGCGAGGGACCGGGAGAAGAACAAGCGCGTCGTCCTCCAGGGCCGCATGGCCGTGCTGCTGGAGAAGTGGCCGCGCGACGACTTCTGGGTGGTGACGCCCACGCGGCTGCCCGAGGCCCGCTTCGCGCTGGGTGACCCGGACGCGCTGCCCCAGGCGCTCGCGCGCCGGCTGTCCGCGTGGTGCCTGGAGCACGACCTGGAGGGCCTGGACGAGGCCTGGGGCACCGGCCACGAGCGCCTGGAGCTGCTGGAGGTGGACGCCTACGCGCCCACCATCCTCCCCCGGGCGCCGCGCAGGCCCCCCACCCCACCACGTCGCCGCAAGGCCACCGCCGAGAAGAAGCAGGAGGAGCCAGCCCCGGAGACGCCCGAGCAGCGCGAGGCGCGCCGCAACCGCCGCCGCCTGTCCCTGGTGGAGCTGCGCGAGGTGGCGCGCAACCTGAGCCATGGCGCGCGGGACGGAGCCCTGGAGCGCTGCTTCGGCCGCGAGGCGCTGGTGCGCGAGGTGGTGGACGCGCTGGAGGGCCGCGAGGGCGCCGCGGTGGTGCTCGTGGGTCCGTCCGGCTCCGGCAAGACGGCGCTGGTGCACGAGGCCGTCAGCCGCCTCACCGCGCGGCAGGACGCCGCGGGCACCCGGCGCGACGTGTGGCGCGTGGACGGCAACCAGTTCATCGCGGGCATGATGTACGTGGGCCAATGGGAGGCCCGGGCGCGCGGCGTGGTGCGGGAGCTGGTGGAGGTGGGCGACCTGCTCTACGTGGACGACCTGGCGTCGCTTGTCTACGCGGGGCGCACCCGCAGCGAGCGCACCAACGTGGCGCAGTACCTGGAGCCCCACCTGGCGCGCGGCGAGCTGACGGTGCTGGCCGAGTCCACGCCGGAGCGCTTCGAGCGCGTGCGCGAGGAGGCCCCCACCTTCGCCTCCCTCTTCCGCGTGGTGCACGTGCCCGCGCTGGACGCGCGCGCCACCCTGCCCGCGCTGCTGGGCACGCTGCGCGAGCTGGAGGCCGAAAGCCACGCGGGCGCGGTGCGGCTGTCCCCGCTGGCGCTGGAGACGCTGCTCGATTTGCAGCAGCGCTTCGTCGCGCACGAGGCCTTCCCGGGCAAGGCCGTCCGGCTGCTGCGCCGGGTGGTGTCGCGGCACGGCACCGAGGAGGGCGGCGTGCGCCGCTTCACGCAGGAGGACGTCACCTCCGCCATGCGCGAGCAGACGGGCCTGCCGGACTTCGTGCTGGGCAGCGCGCCACCGAAGACACGCGACACCCTGGAGCGCGAGCTGGCCGCGCAGGTGGCGGGCCAGCCGGAGGCGGTGTCCGCGGTGGTGGACGCCATCCTCACGTTGCAGCGCTCGCTGCAGCCGCCGGACAAGCCGCTGGCCACCTACCTCTTCGTGGGCCCCACCGGCGTGGGCAAGACGGAGACGGCCAAGGCCCTGGCGCGCACCCTCTTCGGCGGCGAGGGGCGGCTGGTGCGCTTCGACATGTCGGAGTTCGTGTCCGCGTCCAGCATCACCCGACTGCTCGGCATGCCGGGCGCGCCGGATGGTGAGCTGACCACCGCGCTGCGCACCCAGCCCTTCTGCGTGGTGCTCTTCGACGAGGTGGAGAAGGCCCACCCGCGCATCTTCGACGCCCTGCTCCAGTTCCTGGGCGAGGGGCGGCTGACGGACGGCGCCGGCCGCACGGTGGACGCGCGCCAGGCGGTGGTGGTGCTGACGTCCAACCTGGGCGTGCGCGAGGCCGCGGCCCGCAGCGGCTTCCACCGCACGGCCGACAGCGCGGAGGCGCACTACCTGTCCTCCGTGCGCGCCTTCTTCCGCCCGGAGTTCTTCAACCGGTTGGACCGGGTGGTGCCCTTCCGCCCGCTGACGCCCGCCGCGCTGCGCGTGGTGGTGGAGCACGCGCTGGAGTCGCTGCTGTCACGCCGGGGCATCCGCCGGGGCAACGTGCTGGTGGAGGTGGAGCCCGCGCTGTTGGATCTGCTCGTGGAGCAGGCCTACGACCCGCGCTACGGCGCCCGGCCCCTCAAGCGCGCGCTGGAGCGGCGCCTCACGGTGCCCCTGGCCCACCACCTGGTGCTGCGGGGCGCGGAGGACCTGGCCCGGGTGGAGCTGTTCCGCCGGGGCGACGACATGGGCCTGTCCGTGGAGCTGATGGCGCGCGAGCCGGCCTGGGCGCCGGAGCCGGACCCCACGGCCTGGACGCTGGCGGACGTGTCGCGCGTGCTGGAGGAGACGGCGGCTCGGCTGGACGCGCTCGGGAACCCGGAGCCAGGCTCGAAGGTGGGTCCGGAGGCGGTGGAGCTGGTGGAGCGGCTGGAGCGCCTGCGCGCGGAGGCGGTGGACATCCGGGAGAACGAGCTGTCGGAGCGCGACTTCCTGGAGACGGAAGCGGCGGTGCCCAAGGAGGTCTCTCGCGGGTACGACTGGAACCGCAACCCCGGGCGTGGCGGTCTCCGGGCCCGGCCGGCCTATGCGTCGGTGCCCCTGCCGGTGTCCCGCGAGGAGCGGCTGCGTCGCTGCCGCCCGCGCGTGGTGGACCTGCGCGACGAGACGGACTGGCTGGCGCATCAGCTCGCCTGCCGCGAGCGGGGCCCGGACGTACGGGCCGTGCTCGTCGAGGGCCTGGGCGACGCGCCCGTGGCCGCGCTGGAGGCGGTGGTGCGTGCGCTGCCGCAGGCGCTGGGGCGCGCGGCGGTGCACGAGGAGCGCGTGGAGCCGGACGGCCGCATCGCGTGGGCGGCGCCCGGTTCACAGCGTCCGGCGGGGGGGCGGGTGCGGCGCATCGCCGTCAGCCTGACGGCCATCGGCCTCGCGGAGGTGCTGGCGCCGCTGGAGGGCTACGCGCTGGTGGAGACCCTCCGGGGCGATGGGGCGCGGCTGGCGCCCGTGCGCGTGGAGCTGATGGAGGGGGACCCGGGCCTGATGGACGACGTGTCCGGGCCGGTGGCCGCGCGCGATGCGGTGCGCGCGGTGGAGCGCGAGGCGCGGCGGGCGGGGACGGAGAAAGAGCAGGGCCGGGGCCGCGCGGTGGTGGAGGGGAGCGAGGGCGTGCTCCTCCACCTGGCGAGCCGGCGCACGCCGTCGGACGCGCTCGCGTGGGCCGGCTGCGTGCTGCGGCGCGCGGCCCGGGAGGAGGGCTGA